The following coding sequences are from one Paraburkholderia caballeronis window:
- a CDS encoding LysR family transcriptional regulator, whose protein sequence is MDRFQEMQAFVRVAERSSFSQAADDLNIPRATITNLIKRMELRLGARLLERTTRQVRLTHDGEAYYHRCVRLLADIEEAEGTFRNAMPKGLLVVNLQGTLARNFVMPRLPTFLGRYPELRLHISEDDRLVDLVREGVDCVLRAGVLRDSSLIGRPIAALEQVTVASPDYLARFGEPASLDDLYAHFAVDYVSSATGKPVPLSFVVAGHNEDVALRSTISVTGADLYTGAALAGAGLIQVPRYRIADELANGHLRAVLENFPPPPMPVSVLYLHNRQLSPRVRIFTQWLEEIFRTVPYRVEGLRR, encoded by the coding sequence ATGGACCGCTTTCAGGAAATGCAGGCCTTCGTCCGGGTCGCCGAGCGCAGCAGCTTTTCGCAGGCCGCCGATGACCTCAACATTCCGCGCGCGACGATTACGAACCTCATCAAACGGATGGAGCTGCGGCTCGGCGCGCGGCTACTGGAGCGCACCACGCGTCAGGTTCGCCTCACGCACGACGGCGAAGCGTATTACCACCGCTGCGTGCGCCTGCTCGCCGATATCGAGGAAGCCGAAGGAACGTTCCGCAACGCGATGCCGAAGGGGCTGCTCGTCGTGAACCTGCAAGGCACGCTCGCGCGCAACTTCGTGATGCCGCGGCTGCCCACGTTCCTGGGGCGTTATCCGGAGTTGCGGCTGCACATCAGCGAGGACGACCGGCTGGTCGATCTGGTGCGCGAGGGCGTCGATTGCGTGCTGCGCGCGGGCGTGCTGCGCGATTCGTCGCTGATCGGCCGCCCGATCGCGGCGCTGGAGCAGGTGACCGTCGCGAGCCCGGACTATCTCGCGCGCTTTGGCGAGCCGGCGAGTCTCGATGACCTGTACGCGCATTTCGCGGTGGACTACGTATCGAGCGCGACGGGCAAGCCGGTGCCGCTCAGCTTTGTCGTCGCGGGGCACAACGAGGACGTTGCGCTGCGCTCGACCATCTCGGTGACCGGCGCGGACCTTTACACGGGCGCGGCGCTCGCCGGAGCCGGGCTGATCCAGGTACCGCGTTACCGGATCGCGGACGAACTCGCGAACGGGCACCTGAGGGCCGTGCTGGAAAATTTTCCGCCGCCGCCGATGCCGGTGTCGGTGCTGTATCTGCACAACCGGCAACTGTCGCCGCGCGTGCGGATCTTCACGCAATGGCTCGAAGAGATATTCAGGACGGTGCCTTACCGCGTGGAAGGGCTGCGCCGCTGA
- a CDS encoding SDR family oxidoreductase: MKHTILVTGASSGFGLMTARALAQAGHAVYASMRDTEGRNAPRVAELAQWSKDASVDLRTVELDVLSDASVAAAIAHMLNEAGGLDVIVHNAGHMMFGPAEAFTPGQMIQQYDVNVLGAQRVNRAVLPHLRGKGRGLMVWVGSSSTRGGTPPFLAPYFAAKAAMDALAVSYSTELARWGIETTIVVPGAFTKGTNHFAHAGRPADANIAAEYENGPYAGVAGQALQGLARLEPADADPEAVAREIARVVDLPFGKRPFRTHIDPSQDGAEVVNGVADRMRREIYHAMGLQDLLAPKTA, translated from the coding sequence ATGAAACACACGATACTCGTCACCGGGGCATCGTCGGGCTTCGGCCTGATGACGGCCCGCGCGCTGGCGCAGGCCGGCCATGCGGTTTATGCGTCGATGCGCGATACGGAAGGGCGCAACGCGCCGCGCGTCGCGGAACTCGCGCAGTGGTCGAAGGACGCGTCCGTCGATCTGCGCACGGTCGAACTCGACGTGCTGTCCGACGCGTCGGTGGCGGCCGCGATCGCGCACATGCTGAACGAAGCCGGCGGCCTCGACGTGATCGTCCACAACGCGGGCCATATGATGTTCGGCCCGGCCGAGGCGTTCACGCCCGGGCAGATGATCCAGCAGTACGACGTGAACGTGCTCGGCGCGCAGCGGGTAAACCGCGCGGTGCTGCCGCATCTGCGCGGCAAGGGGCGCGGGCTGATGGTGTGGGTCGGCTCGTCGTCGACGCGCGGCGGCACGCCGCCGTTCCTGGCGCCGTATTTCGCGGCGAAGGCGGCGATGGATGCGCTCGCGGTGTCGTATTCGACCGAACTGGCGCGCTGGGGGATCGAGACGACGATCGTCGTGCCGGGTGCGTTCACGAAAGGCACGAACCACTTCGCGCACGCGGGCCGGCCGGCCGACGCGAACATCGCGGCCGAATACGAAAACGGCCCGTATGCGGGTGTAGCCGGGCAGGCGTTGCAGGGACTCGCGCGTCTCGAACCCGCGGATGCTGACCCGGAAGCGGTCGCGCGCGAGATTGCGCGCGTCGTCGATCTGCCGTTCGGCAAGCGGCCGTTCCGCACGCACATCGATCCGTCACAGGACGGCGCGGAAGTCGTCAACGGCGTCGCGGACCGGATGCGCCGCGAGATCTATCACGCGATGGGCTTGCAGGATCTGCTCGCGCCGAAGACGGCTTGA
- a CDS encoding GntR family transcriptional regulator — translation MTSPLDLSPAFVRLARHIRERIIGGEWLPGQLLPGEEAIAKEMKVSVGTVRKAFDVLSGQGLVTRHRGRGTFVARATNERAFTSFFRLVDRHDGMRRLPVDTILLRERATADAAERAALRLDAGELVYRLRRRRTLDDAPLVFETIAFPYARIGDKEWGSDDAPAHLVYSFLEQQCSVSISRVEDRLQACLLPADIAGDFGLPAGHPVLLTMRIGYDLQGVPVEYRRSWMATDAHDYLSELRWAATGEGQ, via the coding sequence ATGACCTCCCCACTCGACCTCAGCCCGGCTTTCGTTCGGCTTGCACGACATATCCGCGAGCGCATCATCGGCGGCGAATGGCTGCCGGGGCAGTTGCTGCCCGGCGAGGAGGCGATCGCGAAAGAAATGAAGGTGAGCGTCGGCACGGTCCGCAAGGCGTTCGACGTGTTGAGCGGGCAAGGGCTCGTCACGCGGCATCGAGGCCGCGGCACGTTCGTCGCGCGCGCGACCAACGAGCGGGCGTTCACCAGCTTCTTCCGGCTCGTGGACCGGCACGACGGCATGCGCCGCCTGCCGGTCGATACGATCCTGCTGCGCGAGCGCGCGACCGCGGACGCTGCCGAGCGCGCGGCGTTGCGGCTCGATGCGGGCGAACTCGTGTACCGGCTGCGCCGCCGCCGCACGCTCGACGACGCGCCGCTGGTGTTCGAGACGATCGCTTTCCCGTATGCGCGCATCGGCGACAAGGAGTGGGGCAGCGACGACGCGCCCGCGCATCTCGTGTACTCGTTCCTCGAACAGCAGTGCAGCGTGTCGATCAGCCGGGTCGAGGACCGGTTGCAGGCGTGTTTGCTGCCCGCCGACATCGCCGGCGATTTCGGCCTGCCGGCCGGGCATCCGGTGCTGCTGACCATGCGGATCGGCTACGACCTGCAAGGCGTGCCGGTCGAATACCGCCGTTCGTGGATGGCGACCGACGCACACGACTATCTGAGCGAACTGCGCTGGGCGGCGACCGGCGAAGGGCAGTAG
- a CDS encoding SDR family oxidoreductase: MTSAKQSSVAIVTGASRGIGAAIARRLVRDGFAVAVNYASSSAEADALVAELVQQGGRAIAVRGDVSKADDVRGLYEAAEQQLGKVDVVVNNAGILKTVPLAQTSDELFAQTFAINVGGVFNMLREAAARISDGGRIINLSSTTLALNLPGYSIYNGTKAAVEAFTRVFAKELRGRRVTVNCVAPGPVATDLFLNGKTDEQIAQFSKMSPLERLGQPDDIANAVAFLAGPDGAWINGQVLRANGGLA, encoded by the coding sequence ATGACTTCAGCAAAACAATCCAGCGTCGCGATCGTGACCGGCGCATCCCGCGGCATCGGCGCGGCAATCGCGCGCCGCCTCGTTCGCGACGGTTTCGCCGTCGCGGTGAATTATGCGTCCAGTTCGGCCGAAGCGGATGCGCTCGTCGCCGAACTCGTGCAGCAGGGCGGCCGCGCGATTGCCGTGCGCGGCGACGTGTCGAAGGCCGACGACGTGCGCGGCCTCTACGAAGCGGCCGAACAGCAGCTCGGCAAGGTGGACGTGGTGGTCAACAACGCGGGCATCCTGAAGACCGTGCCGCTCGCGCAGACGAGCGACGAACTGTTCGCGCAGACGTTCGCGATCAACGTCGGCGGCGTGTTCAACATGCTGCGCGAGGCGGCGGCGCGCATCAGCGACGGCGGCCGCATCATCAACCTGTCGAGCACGACGCTCGCGCTGAACCTGCCGGGTTATTCGATCTACAACGGCACGAAGGCGGCGGTGGAGGCGTTCACGCGCGTGTTCGCGAAGGAACTGCGCGGCCGCCGGGTCACGGTGAACTGCGTCGCGCCGGGGCCGGTCGCGACCGACCTGTTCCTGAACGGCAAGACCGACGAGCAGATCGCGCAGTTCTCGAAGATGTCACCGCTCGAACGGCTCGGCCAGCCCGACGACATCGCAAACGCGGTGGCGTTTCTCGCCGGCCCGGACGGCGCGTGGATCAACGGCCAGGTGCTGCGCGCGAACGGCGGCCTCGCCTGA
- a CDS encoding TonB-dependent siderophore receptor: MTRRHSRRHPAALRDDRRPPQPPKRRMPPSRPRKIALASLGASLALAAAVAPTALAFAADAGSNPASAAARQTWRVPAGPLDAALSDFASQAGVSIQMDARLVEGLRSPGLNGAFTVNEGFAALVAGTGVEVVESSSGVHLVRTRTAAPRAQPDSQSGQQLPTVHVSAQSNPYGDTDGYVAFSGRAAAKTDTPLIETPQSISVVTRDQLTQQNAQTLNAAVRYTSGVTAESRGGTATRYDLLKIRGFDADTYWNGLKLIGNGMYSVPQLDPYLMERIEVLKGPVSVLYGQAAAGGVIDQESRLPTPQAQHEIGVQFGNYGHKQTTFDFSGPLDADAHYLYRLTGLARSEDGQVNTTRNERIAIAPSFTWRPDERTSLTLYALFQRDPRSTSYGSVPPEGTVLFDPYGKLPADFYDGDTAFERFSRTQASVGYQFEHKLDRNWTVRTNGRFFHIGQDYASVYGSGVESDYRTLDRYSIASTDNMNTVALDNQVEGKFATGPLAHTLLAGFDYQHMASSYRLGYGSAPPLDLYAPDYDQPIADPARTLTQVSSNQYGVYAQDQMRLGRFVFTLGGREDWTSTTTRVEGSGPTDQSARAFTKRAGLTYVFDNGIAPYASYTESFSPQSGTDASGHPFDPERARQYEVGVKYQPTRWDALFTLAWFDLKRKNLLTPDANNPAFQSQVGEARSRGVELEAKASVTDAVNVAASYTYLDTKYIRDNSGLQGKFIAGVPQNQASLWAYYTQQRGPLAGLSFGAGARYTGQTYSYDNTYKLSSFLLVDATLRYDLGRVSSRLKGSDLYVNAQNLLNKRYVASCYYTTWCAFGYGRQVFAGANYRW, from the coding sequence ATGACCCGACGGCACTCTCGCCGCCACCCCGCCGCGCTGCGCGACGACCGCCGCCCGCCCCAGCCTCCGAAGCGCCGCATGCCGCCGTCACGGCCGCGCAAGATCGCGCTCGCGTCGCTCGGCGCAAGCCTCGCGCTCGCGGCCGCCGTCGCGCCGACCGCCCTCGCGTTCGCGGCGGACGCCGGCTCGAACCCGGCGAGCGCCGCCGCCAGGCAGACCTGGCGCGTGCCGGCCGGTCCGCTCGACGCCGCGCTGTCCGACTTCGCGAGCCAGGCCGGCGTCAGCATCCAGATGGACGCGCGGCTCGTCGAAGGGTTGAGGAGCCCCGGCCTGAACGGCGCGTTCACGGTGAACGAAGGCTTCGCGGCGCTCGTCGCGGGCACCGGCGTCGAAGTGGTCGAGAGCAGCAGCGGCGTCCATCTGGTGCGGACCCGCACCGCCGCGCCGCGCGCACAGCCTGACTCGCAGTCGGGCCAGCAACTGCCGACCGTGCACGTGTCCGCGCAGTCGAACCCGTATGGCGACACCGACGGTTACGTCGCGTTCTCCGGCCGCGCCGCCGCGAAAACCGATACGCCGCTGATCGAAACGCCGCAATCGATCTCGGTCGTCACGCGCGATCAGTTGACCCAGCAGAACGCGCAGACGCTGAACGCGGCGGTGCGCTACACGTCCGGCGTCACGGCGGAGTCGCGCGGCGGCACCGCGACCCGCTACGACCTGCTGAAGATACGCGGCTTCGACGCGGACACGTACTGGAACGGTCTCAAGCTGATCGGCAACGGCATGTATTCGGTGCCGCAGCTCGATCCGTACCTGATGGAGCGCATCGAGGTGCTGAAGGGGCCGGTCTCCGTGCTGTACGGCCAGGCGGCCGCCGGCGGCGTGATCGACCAGGAAAGCCGGCTGCCGACACCGCAGGCGCAGCACGAGATCGGCGTGCAGTTCGGCAACTACGGACACAAGCAGACGACGTTCGATTTCTCCGGACCGCTCGACGCCGACGCGCACTACCTGTACCGGCTGACCGGACTCGCGCGCAGCGAGGACGGCCAGGTCAACACGACGCGCAACGAGCGCATCGCGATCGCGCCGTCGTTCACGTGGCGGCCGGACGAGCGCACGTCGCTGACGCTGTACGCGCTGTTCCAGCGCGATCCGCGCAGCACGTCGTACGGCAGCGTGCCGCCGGAAGGCACGGTGCTGTTCGATCCGTACGGCAAGCTGCCCGCCGACTTCTACGACGGCGACACCGCGTTCGAACGCTTCAGCCGCACCCAGGCGTCGGTCGGCTATCAGTTCGAGCACAAGCTCGACCGCAACTGGACAGTGCGCACCAACGGCCGCTTTTTCCACATCGGCCAGGATTATGCGAGCGTATACGGCAGCGGCGTCGAAAGCGACTACCGCACGCTGGACCGCTATTCGATCGCGTCGACGGACAACATGAACACCGTCGCGCTCGACAACCAGGTCGAAGGCAAATTCGCGACCGGGCCGCTCGCGCATACGCTGCTCGCGGGTTTCGACTATCAGCACATGGCGAGTTCGTATCGGCTCGGCTACGGTTCCGCGCCGCCGCTCGACCTGTACGCGCCCGACTACGACCAGCCGATCGCCGACCCGGCGCGCACGCTGACCCAGGTGAGCAGCAACCAGTACGGCGTGTACGCGCAGGACCAGATGCGCCTCGGCCGCTTCGTGTTCACGCTCGGCGGACGCGAGGACTGGACCAGCACGACGACGCGCGTGGAGGGCTCGGGGCCGACCGACCAGTCCGCGCGCGCGTTCACGAAACGCGCGGGCCTGACCTACGTGTTCGACAACGGGATCGCGCCGTATGCGAGCTACACCGAATCGTTCTCGCCGCAGTCCGGCACCGACGCGAGCGGCCATCCGTTCGACCCGGAGCGCGCGCGGCAATACGAAGTCGGCGTCAAGTACCAGCCGACCCGTTGGGACGCGCTGTTCACGCTCGCGTGGTTCGACCTGAAGCGCAAGAACCTGTTGACGCCCGATGCGAACAATCCGGCGTTCCAGTCGCAGGTCGGCGAAGCGCGCTCGCGCGGCGTCGAACTCGAAGCGAAAGCGAGCGTCACCGATGCGGTGAACGTCGCGGCGAGCTACACGTATCTCGACACGAAATACATCCGCGACAACAGCGGCTTGCAAGGCAAGTTCATCGCCGGGGTGCCGCAGAACCAGGCGTCGCTGTGGGCGTATTACACGCAGCAGCGCGGGCCGCTCGCGGGGCTGTCGTTCGGCGCGGGCGCGCGCTACACCGGGCAGACGTACAGCTACGACAACACGTACAAGCTCAGCAGCTTCCTGCTGGTCGACGCGACGCTGCGTTACGACCTCGGCCGCGTGTCGTCGCGGCTGAAGGGCTCGGACCTCTACGTGAACGCGCAGAACCTGCTGAACAAACGCTACGTCGCGTCGTGCTATTACACGACGTGGTGCGCGTTCGGTTATGGGCGGCAGGTGTTCGCCGGCGCGAATTACCGGTGGTGA